From one Nocardioides scoriae genomic stretch:
- a CDS encoding DUF4190 domain-containing protein, translating to MSNDYPPYGSGQEPTGGPHDPTRPGDRPVDQPGYGATPPPPPPPGTPGPYGAPDGYPQPQQTSPLAIVSLVTGILGVLCCNFFVLSIAAVVTGVIGRKQIAQSGGRQKGDGLAKAGLVLGIVGLVLGVVLFVLNIVFGWNSGEINLG from the coding sequence ATGAGCAACGACTACCCCCCGTACGGGTCGGGGCAGGAGCCCACCGGCGGCCCGCACGACCCCACCCGCCCGGGCGACCGGCCCGTCGACCAGCCCGGGTACGGCGCCACCCCGCCACCGCCCCCGCCGCCCGGCACGCCGGGGCCGTACGGCGCGCCCGACGGCTACCCGCAGCCCCAGCAGACCTCGCCGCTGGCGATCGTCTCGCTGGTGACCGGCATCCTGGGGGTGCTGTGCTGCAACTTCTTCGTGCTGAGCATCGCCGCGGTGGTGACCGGCGTCATCGGCCGCAAGCAGATCGCGCAGTCGGGCGGCCGGCAGAAGGGCGACGGCCTGGCCAAGGCCGGCCTGGTCCTCGGCATCGTCGGCCTCGTCCTGGGCGTGGTGCTGTTCGTGCTCAACATCGTCTTCGGCTGGAACAGCGGCGAGATCAACCTCGGCTGA
- the lgt gene encoding prolipoprotein diacylglyceryl transferase, with translation MSGTVLALLPLSIPSPSQGVWYLGPVPIRAYALCIILGVVVAVWLGERRWVARGGVRGQVGDVALWAVPAGVVGARLYHVATDHDLYFGPGRDAWRALEIWNGGLGIWGAIAGGFLGAWFYCHRHGILVRPFADALAPGLLLAQVVGRFGNYFNQELYGRPTTLPWGLEIDPANWPTGLTFAAGTTFHPTFLYEALWNLAGVALLLVLDRRLRLGFGRVFALYVMIYTAGRGWIETFRIDTIELDDVLGLRWGVWMSLVLFVLAALYFVAAGRRHRSPQTREPVPYREGARAAQPVAD, from the coding sequence GTGAGCGGCACCGTCCTGGCGCTGCTGCCGCTGTCCATCCCCAGCCCGTCGCAGGGCGTCTGGTACCTCGGCCCGGTCCCGATCCGGGCCTACGCCCTGTGCATCATCCTCGGCGTCGTGGTGGCCGTGTGGCTCGGCGAGCGTCGCTGGGTGGCTCGCGGCGGCGTGCGCGGCCAGGTCGGCGACGTCGCGCTGTGGGCCGTGCCCGCGGGCGTGGTCGGCGCCCGGCTCTACCACGTGGCGACCGACCACGACCTCTACTTCGGGCCCGGCCGCGACGCCTGGCGGGCGCTGGAGATCTGGAACGGCGGGCTCGGCATCTGGGGCGCCATCGCCGGCGGGTTCCTGGGCGCGTGGTTCTACTGCCACCGCCACGGGATCCTGGTGCGCCCCTTCGCGGACGCCCTGGCCCCGGGGCTGCTGCTCGCCCAGGTCGTGGGCCGCTTCGGCAACTACTTCAACCAGGAGCTCTACGGCCGGCCCACCACGCTGCCCTGGGGCCTGGAGATCGACCCGGCCAACTGGCCCACGGGCCTCACCTTCGCGGCCGGCACGACCTTCCACCCGACCTTCCTCTACGAGGCGCTGTGGAACCTCGCGGGCGTCGCGCTGCTGCTGGTGCTCGACCGTCGCCTGCGCCTGGGCTTCGGGCGGGTGTTCGCGCTCTACGTGATGATCTACACCGCCGGACGCGGTTGGATCGAGACCTTCCGCATCGACACGATCGAGCTCGACGACGTGCTCGGCCTGCGCTGGGGGGTGTGGATGTCGCTCGTGCTCTTCGTGCTGGCGGCGCTCTACTTCGTGGCCGCCGGACGCCGGCACCGGTCCCCGCAGACCCGCGAGCCGGTGCCCTACCGGGAGGGCGCGCGCGCCGCCCAGCCCGTCGCCGACTGA
- a CDS encoding SCO family protein, with protein MAERRARRVVSGLLAAGLLGLTAACGGGGESGAPVTGITSSDDDGYRGIYFAPDEAYQVPDVTLTDTEGRPFDLATQQKRTLVFFGYTNCPDICQTVMSTIASAVAKLPQADQDKLQVAFVTTDPARDTASVMRRYLDRFDPDFEGVTGSLADIDRLGTPMDIYVEKGRKLPSGGYEVDHSTVVVSVSDARGDLVWTGATSPSDMAADLEQVLRDDAA; from the coding sequence GTGGCTGAGCGCCGCGCCCGCCGGGTGGTCTCGGGCCTGCTCGCCGCCGGCCTGCTCGGGCTCACCGCCGCGTGCGGGGGCGGCGGCGAGAGCGGCGCACCCGTCACCGGCATCACCAGCAGCGACGACGACGGCTACCGGGGCATCTACTTCGCGCCCGACGAGGCCTACCAGGTCCCCGACGTGACGCTGACCGACACCGAGGGCCGGCCCTTCGACCTGGCCACCCAGCAGAAGCGGACGCTGGTCTTCTTCGGCTACACCAACTGCCCCGACATCTGCCAGACCGTGATGAGCACCATCGCCTCGGCGGTGGCCAAGCTGCCCCAGGCCGACCAGGACAAGCTCCAGGTCGCCTTCGTCACCACCGACCCGGCCCGCGACACGGCCTCGGTGATGCGGCGCTACCTGGACCGCTTCGACCCCGACTTCGAGGGCGTCACCGGCTCGCTCGCCGACATCGACCGGCTCGGCACCCCCATGGACATCTACGTCGAGAAGGGCCGCAAGCTGCCCAGCGGCGGCTACGAGGTCGACCACTCCACCGTCGTGGTCTCGGTGTCCGACGCTCGCGGCGACCTCGTCTGGACCGGGGCGACCTCCCCGTCGGACATGGCGGCCGACCTCGAGCAGGTGCTGCGGGACGACGCGGCGTGA
- the gltB gene encoding glutamate synthase large subunit, producing MQAFPPPQGLYDGAHEHDACGVAFVATMTGVPSHDIVAKALTALRNLDHRGAAGAEINSGDGAGILMQVPDRFFREVVDFELPKKHAYAVGTAFVPGDEEQVATTRRRIEEIAVEEGLTVLGWREVPTDPSSLGRTAVDCMPSFSQLFVASAGSRLMGMGLERLAFCLRKRAERETDVYFPSLSSRTIAYKGMLTTDQLDHVFPDLVDERVESSIAVVHSRFSTNTFPSWPLSHPFRFIAHNGEINTVMGNRNWMRAREALLKSDLIPGNLDRLFPICTPGASDSASFDEVLELLHLGGRSLPHSVLMMIPEAWENHTEMSAKRRAFYEFHSTLMEPWDGPACVVFTDGSQVGAVLDRNGLRPSRYWVTDDGLVVLASEVGVLDIPQESIVRKGRLQPGRMFLIDTEEHRIVEDEEVKEALAAEHPYDEWLHAGLIKLPDIPDREHVIHSHASVTRRQQIFGYTEEELRVLLTPMANTSAEPIGSMGTDTPVAVLSDRPRLLFEYFAQLFAQVTNPPLDAIREELVTSLNGSIGPEANLLDPTPASCRQVVLPFPVITNDELVKIRHINRDGDMPGFIAHVSRGLYDVNGGGEALAARLQEICEEVSAAIAEGARVIVLSDRHADATRAPIPSLLMTAAVHHHLVREKTRTQVGLVVEAGDVREVHHVALLIGYGAAAVNPYLAMETVEDLARDGFYVKVEPEKAVANLVKSLGKGVLKVMSKMGVSTVASYTGAQIFEALGLSQDLVDQYFTGTTSKLGGVGLDVIAEEVALRHRTAYPVGGIAPAHRELEVGGEYQWRREGELHLFDPETVFRLQHSTRAGKYDVFKQYTSRVNEQSERLLTLRGLFRFKDGEATGRPPVDIDEVEPVSEIVKRFSTGAMSYGSISQEAHETLAIAMNRLGGKSNTGEGGEDAERLYDPERRSSIKQVASGRFGVTSEYLTNADDIQIKMAQGAKPGEGGQLPGHKVYPWVAKTRYSTPGVGLISPPPHHDIYSIEDLAQLIHDLKNSNPSARVHVKLVAEVGVGTVAAGVSKAHADVVLISGHDGGTGASPLTSLKHAGGPWELGLAETQQTLLLNGLRDRIVVQADGQLKTGRDVVVAALLGAEEYGFATAPLVVSGCIMMRVCHLDTCPVGVATQNPVLRERYSGQAEYVVNFFTYIAEEVRELLAELGFRSLDEAIGHADVLDSTEAVNHWKAAGLDISPIFHVPELHEDTARRHVRPQDHGLDKALDNELIRLSADALERGEPVRAQVAVRNVNRTVGTMLGHEVTKRYRGEGLPDGTIDLTLVGSAGQSFGAFVPRGVTLRLEGDANDYVGKGLSGGRIVVRPDRAVTFDPSKHIIAGNTIAYGATSGQIFIRGGVGERCAVRNSGAHLVTEGVGDHGCEYMTGGRVVVLGKTGRNFAAGMSGGVAWVLDLKDFRVNQELVELGPVSGDAEVELHDLVRAHFEETGSAVAEALLEDWETALTRFTEVIPRDFRIVMDAKAKAEADGLDDHEIANKMMEALHG from the coding sequence GTGCAGGCATTCCCGCCGCCCCAGGGCCTCTACGACGGAGCCCACGAGCACGACGCGTGTGGCGTCGCCTTCGTGGCCACCATGACCGGTGTGCCGAGCCACGACATCGTGGCCAAGGCGCTCACCGCGCTCCGCAACCTCGACCACCGCGGCGCCGCGGGCGCCGAGATCAACTCCGGCGACGGCGCCGGCATCCTGATGCAGGTGCCGGACCGCTTCTTCCGCGAGGTGGTCGACTTCGAGCTGCCCAAGAAGCACGCGTACGCCGTCGGCACGGCGTTCGTCCCCGGTGACGAGGAGCAGGTCGCCACGACCCGCCGCCGCATCGAGGAGATCGCCGTCGAGGAGGGCCTGACCGTCCTCGGCTGGCGCGAGGTCCCCACCGACCCGTCCTCGCTGGGCCGCACGGCCGTCGACTGCATGCCGTCGTTCAGCCAGCTCTTCGTGGCCTCCGCCGGCAGCCGCCTCATGGGCATGGGCCTGGAGCGTCTCGCCTTCTGCCTGCGCAAGCGCGCCGAGCGCGAGACGGACGTCTACTTCCCGTCGCTGTCGAGCCGCACCATCGCCTACAAGGGCATGCTCACCACCGACCAGCTCGACCACGTCTTCCCCGACCTGGTCGACGAGCGCGTCGAGAGCTCCATCGCGGTCGTGCACTCGCGGTTCTCGACCAACACCTTCCCGAGCTGGCCGCTCTCGCACCCGTTCCGGTTCATCGCCCACAACGGCGAGATCAACACCGTCATGGGCAACCGCAACTGGATGCGGGCCCGCGAGGCGCTGCTCAAGTCCGACCTGATCCCGGGCAACCTCGACCGGTTGTTCCCGATCTGCACCCCCGGGGCCAGCGACTCGGCGTCGTTCGACGAGGTCCTCGAGCTGCTCCACCTCGGCGGGCGCAGCCTGCCGCACTCGGTGCTGATGATGATCCCGGAGGCCTGGGAGAACCACACCGAGATGAGCGCCAAGCGGCGCGCGTTCTACGAGTTCCACTCCACCCTGATGGAGCCCTGGGACGGCCCCGCGTGCGTGGTCTTCACCGACGGGTCCCAGGTCGGCGCGGTCCTCGACCGCAACGGCCTGCGCCCCTCGCGCTACTGGGTGACCGACGACGGCCTGGTCGTGCTGGCCAGCGAGGTCGGCGTGCTCGACATCCCGCAGGAGTCGATCGTGCGCAAGGGCCGGCTGCAGCCGGGCCGGATGTTCCTCATCGACACCGAGGAGCACCGCATCGTCGAGGACGAGGAGGTCAAGGAGGCCCTGGCCGCCGAGCACCCGTACGACGAGTGGCTGCACGCCGGGCTGATCAAGCTGCCCGACATCCCCGACCGCGAGCACGTCATCCACAGCCACGCCTCGGTGACCCGCCGCCAGCAGATCTTCGGCTACACCGAGGAGGAGCTGCGCGTCCTGCTCACCCCGATGGCCAACACCTCGGCCGAGCCGATCGGCTCCATGGGCACCGACACCCCGGTCGCGGTCCTCAGCGACCGTCCGCGGCTGCTGTTCGAGTACTTCGCGCAGCTGTTCGCCCAGGTGACCAACCCGCCGCTGGACGCCATCCGCGAGGAGCTGGTGACCAGCCTCAACGGCAGCATCGGCCCCGAGGCCAACCTGCTCGACCCGACGCCCGCGTCGTGCCGCCAGGTGGTGCTGCCCTTCCCGGTCATCACCAACGACGAGCTGGTCAAGATCCGCCACATCAACCGTGACGGCGACATGCCCGGCTTCATCGCCCACGTCTCGCGCGGGCTCTACGACGTCAACGGCGGGGGCGAGGCGCTGGCCGCGCGGCTGCAGGAGATCTGCGAGGAGGTCAGCGCGGCGATCGCCGAGGGCGCCCGCGTCATCGTGCTCTCGGACCGCCACGCCGACGCCACCCGCGCGCCGATCCCGTCGCTGCTCATGACGGCGGCCGTGCACCACCACCTGGTGCGCGAGAAGACCCGCACCCAGGTCGGCCTCGTGGTCGAGGCCGGCGACGTCCGCGAGGTCCACCACGTCGCCCTGCTCATCGGCTACGGCGCCGCGGCCGTCAACCCCTACCTGGCCATGGAGACCGTCGAGGACCTCGCCCGCGACGGGTTCTACGTCAAGGTCGAGCCCGAGAAGGCCGTGGCCAACCTGGTCAAGTCCCTGGGCAAGGGCGTGCTCAAGGTGATGTCCAAGATGGGCGTCTCCACGGTCGCCTCCTACACCGGCGCCCAGATCTTCGAGGCCCTCGGGCTCTCGCAGGACCTGGTCGACCAGTACTTCACCGGCACCACCTCCAAGCTCGGGGGCGTCGGGCTCGACGTCATCGCCGAGGAGGTCGCGCTGCGCCACCGCACGGCGTACCCCGTCGGCGGCATCGCGCCCGCCCACCGCGAGCTCGAGGTCGGCGGCGAGTACCAGTGGCGCCGCGAGGGCGAGCTGCACCTGTTCGACCCCGAGACCGTCTTCCGCCTGCAGCACTCCACGCGGGCCGGCAAGTACGACGTGTTCAAGCAGTACACCTCCCGCGTCAACGAGCAGTCCGAGCGGCTGCTGACGCTGCGGGGGCTGTTCCGCTTCAAGGACGGCGAGGCCACCGGTCGGCCGCCCGTCGACATCGACGAGGTCGAGCCGGTCTCGGAGATCGTCAAGCGCTTCTCCACCGGCGCCATGTCCTACGGGTCGATCTCGCAGGAGGCCCACGAGACGCTGGCGATCGCGATGAACCGCCTCGGCGGCAAGTCCAACACCGGCGAGGGCGGCGAGGACGCGGAGCGGCTCTACGACCCCGAGCGCCGCTCGTCGATCAAGCAGGTCGCCTCGGGCCGCTTCGGCGTCACCTCGGAGTACCTCACCAACGCCGACGACATCCAGATCAAGATGGCCCAGGGCGCCAAGCCCGGCGAGGGCGGCCAGCTGCCCGGCCACAAGGTCTACCCGTGGGTGGCCAAGACCCGCTACAGCACGCCCGGCGTGGGCCTGATCTCCCCGCCGCCGCACCACGACATCTACTCCATCGAGGACCTCGCCCAGCTGATCCACGACCTGAAGAACTCCAACCCCTCGGCGCGGGTGCACGTCAAGCTCGTCGCCGAGGTCGGGGTCGGGACGGTCGCGGCCGGCGTCTCCAAGGCGCACGCCGACGTGGTGCTCATCTCCGGGCACGACGGCGGCACCGGCGCCTCACCGCTGACCTCGCTCAAGCACGCGGGCGGACCCTGGGAGCTCGGCCTGGCCGAGACCCAGCAGACGCTGCTGCTCAACGGACTGCGCGACCGGATCGTGGTGCAGGCCGACGGCCAGCTCAAGACCGGGCGCGACGTCGTCGTGGCGGCGCTGCTCGGGGCCGAGGAGTACGGCTTCGCGACCGCACCGCTGGTGGTCTCCGGCTGCATCATGATGCGGGTCTGCCACCTCGACACCTGCCCGGTGGGCGTGGCGACGCAGAACCCCGTGCTGCGCGAGCGCTACTCCGGCCAGGCGGAGTACGTCGTCAACTTCTTCACCTACATCGCCGAGGAGGTCCGCGAGCTGCTCGCCGAGCTGGGCTTCCGCAGCCTCGACGAGGCCATCGGCCACGCCGACGTCCTCGACTCCACCGAGGCGGTGAACCACTGGAAGGCCGCGGGCCTCGACATCAGCCCGATCTTCCACGTGCCCGAGCTCCACGAGGACACCGCGCGGCGCCACGTGCGCCCGCAGGACCACGGCCTCGACAAGGCGCTGGACAACGAGCTGATCCGGCTCTCGGCCGACGCCCTCGAGCGCGGCGAGCCGGTGCGCGCCCAGGTGGCGGTCCGCAACGTCAACCGCACGGTCGGGACGATGCTGGGCCACGAGGTGACCAAGCGCTACCGCGGCGAGGGCCTGCCCGACGGCACCATCGACCTGACCCTGGTCGGGTCGGCCGGCCAGTCGTTCGGCGCCTTCGTGCCCCGGGGCGTGACGCTGCGCCTGGAGGGCGACGCCAACGACTACGTCGGCAAGGGCCTCTCCGGCGGACGGATCGTGGTGCGGCCCGACCGGGCGGTCACCTTCGACCCGAGCAAGCACATCATCGCGGGCAACACGATCGCCTACGGGGCCACGTCGGGGCAGATCTTCATCCGCGGCGGCGTCGGCGAGCGCTGCGCCGTGCGCAACTCGGGTGCCCACCTGGTCACCGAGGGCGTGGGCGACCACGGCTGCGAGTACATGACCGGCGGTCGCGTGGTCGTGCTCGGCAAGACCGGGCGCAACTTCGCCGCGGGCATGAGCGGCGGCGTCGCCTGGGTCCTGGACCTCAAGGACTTCCGCGTCAACCAGGAGCTGGTCGAGCTCGGTCCCGTCAGCGGGGACGCCGAGGTCGAGCTGCACGACCTGGTCCGCGCCCACTTCGAGGAGACCGGCTCGGCCGTCGCCGAGGCGCTGCTCGAGGACTGGGAGACCGCCCTGACGCGGTTCACCGAGGTGATCCCGCGTGACTTCCGGATCGTCATGGACGCCAAGGCCAAGGCCGAGGCCGACGGGCTGGACGACCACGAGATCGCGAACAAGATGATGGAGGCCCTCCATGGCTGA
- a CDS encoding glutamate synthase subunit beta, which yields MADPKGFLKDGRQVADRRPVEERTHDWNEVYPGGPGRALLPIITTQAGRCMDCGIPFCHQGCPLGNLVPEWNDLVWRDDWDAAIERLHATNNFPEFTGRLCPAPCETACVLGINQDPVTIKNVEVAIADRAWESGAVRPQPPEWLTGRTVAVVGSGPAGLAAAQQLTRAGHTVAVYERADKIGGLLRYGIPEFKMEKKVLDRRLDQMRREGTVFRAGVDVGGSLTGDQLRERYDAVVLAMGATEARDLDIPGRDLQGIHQAMEFLPQSNRASLGEPATADGSEQIRADGKHVVIIGGGDTGADCLGTSIRQGAASITQLEIMDRPGDERPSNQPWPTYPMTYKVSSAHEEGGERVYSVSTQEFLGDDQGRVRALRLAEVRYEDRQFVEVEGSSREIPADLVLFAMGFTGPEKAGLVEQLDVALDERGNVARDDGYATSVDGVFAAGDVGRGQSLIVWAIAEGRAAAAAVDVYLSGSTTLPAPIPPTARPLTA from the coding sequence ATGGCTGACCCCAAGGGATTCCTCAAGGACGGGCGCCAGGTCGCGGACCGGCGTCCCGTCGAGGAGCGCACGCACGACTGGAACGAGGTCTACCCCGGTGGCCCCGGTCGCGCCCTGCTGCCGATCATCACCACCCAGGCCGGTCGCTGCATGGACTGCGGCATCCCGTTCTGCCACCAGGGCTGCCCGCTGGGCAACCTGGTCCCCGAGTGGAACGACCTGGTCTGGCGCGACGACTGGGACGCCGCGATCGAGCGGCTGCACGCGACCAACAACTTCCCGGAGTTCACCGGCCGGCTGTGCCCGGCCCCCTGCGAGACCGCCTGCGTGCTGGGCATCAACCAGGACCCGGTGACGATCAAGAACGTCGAGGTCGCGATCGCCGACCGCGCGTGGGAGTCGGGCGCCGTGCGCCCGCAGCCGCCGGAGTGGCTCACCGGCCGCACCGTCGCGGTCGTCGGCTCGGGCCCGGCGGGCCTCGCCGCGGCCCAGCAGCTGACGCGGGCGGGCCACACCGTGGCCGTCTACGAGCGGGCCGACAAGATCGGCGGGCTGCTGCGCTACGGCATCCCGGAGTTCAAGATGGAGAAGAAGGTCCTCGACCGGCGCCTGGACCAGATGCGGCGCGAGGGCACGGTCTTCCGGGCCGGCGTCGACGTCGGCGGCTCGCTCACCGGCGACCAGCTGCGCGAGCGCTACGATGCCGTCGTGCTGGCCATGGGCGCCACCGAGGCGCGCGACCTCGACATCCCGGGTCGCGACCTCCAGGGCATCCACCAGGCGATGGAGTTCCTGCCGCAGTCCAACCGGGCCTCGCTCGGCGAGCCCGCGACGGCGGACGGCTCGGAGCAGATCCGCGCCGACGGCAAGCACGTGGTCATCATCGGCGGCGGCGACACCGGGGCCGACTGCCTCGGCACCTCGATCCGCCAGGGTGCGGCGTCGATCACCCAGCTCGAGATCATGGACCGTCCCGGCGACGAGCGGCCCAGCAACCAGCCGTGGCCGACGTACCCCATGACCTACAAGGTCTCCTCGGCCCACGAGGAGGGCGGCGAGCGCGTCTACTCGGTCTCCACCCAGGAGTTCCTCGGTGACGACCAGGGTCGGGTGCGTGCGCTGCGCCTGGCCGAGGTCCGCTACGAGGACCGCCAGTTCGTCGAGGTCGAGGGCAGCAGCCGCGAGATCCCGGCCGACCTGGTGCTCTTCGCCATGGGCTTCACCGGCCCCGAGAAGGCCGGACTGGTCGAGCAGCTCGACGTCGCCCTGGACGAGCGCGGCAACGTGGCGCGCGACGACGGGTACGCCACCTCGGTGGACGGCGTCTTCGCCGCCGGCGACGTCGGCCGGGGCCAGTCGCTCATCGTGTGGGCCATCGCCGAGGGCCGCGCCGCCGCGGCCGCGGTCGACGTCTACCTCTCGGGCAGCACCACCCTGCCGGCGCCGATCCCGCCGACCGCACGGCCGCTCACCGCCTGA
- the trpC gene encoding indole-3-glycerol phosphate synthase TrpC produces MSVLDDIVAGVREDLAARQAQVGESQLLEAAAVLPPALDPLPAFRAPGLSVIAEVKRSSPSKGHLAPIPDPAALAAAYAAGGADAISVLTEQRRFGGSLDDLRQVRAAVSTPLLRKDFVVTGYQLLEARAAGADLVLLIVAALDDALLHDLHQQAGELGLTVLTEVHDEAETERALAVGARLVGVNARNLKTLEVHPEVFGRLAGLLPDDVVTVAESGVTGPDDAARYAAEGAQVILVGEALVKDGDPRGAVAAMRAAAPGGER; encoded by the coding sequence ATGTCCGTGCTCGACGACATCGTCGCCGGCGTGCGCGAGGACCTCGCCGCCCGCCAGGCGCAGGTGGGGGAGTCGCAGCTGCTGGAGGCGGCCGCCGTCCTCCCGCCCGCGCTCGACCCGCTCCCGGCGTTCCGCGCGCCCGGCCTCTCGGTCATCGCCGAGGTCAAGCGCAGCTCGCCCAGCAAGGGCCACCTCGCCCCGATCCCGGACCCGGCCGCGCTCGCCGCGGCCTACGCCGCGGGCGGGGCCGACGCGATCTCGGTGCTCACCGAGCAGCGTCGCTTCGGGGGCAGCCTCGACGACCTGCGCCAGGTGCGCGCCGCCGTCTCGACGCCGCTGCTGCGCAAGGACTTCGTGGTCACCGGCTACCAGCTGCTCGAGGCGCGCGCCGCCGGCGCCGACCTGGTGCTGCTGATCGTCGCCGCGCTCGACGACGCGCTGCTCCACGACCTGCACCAGCAGGCCGGCGAGCTGGGCCTGACCGTGCTCACCGAGGTGCACGACGAGGCCGAGACCGAGCGCGCGCTGGCCGTCGGAGCCCGGCTCGTGGGCGTCAACGCCCGCAACCTCAAGACCCTCGAGGTCCACCCCGAGGTCTTCGGACGGCTCGCCGGGCTGCTGCCCGACGACGTCGTCACCGTCGCCGAGTCCGGGGTCACCGGGCCCGACGACGCCGCCAGGTACGCCGCTGAGGGTGCACAGGTCATCCTGGTGGGCGAGGCCCTCGTCAAGGACGGGGATCCCCGTGGCGCCGTCGCGGCGATGCGGGCAGCAGCACCAGGAGGAGAGCGATGA
- the trpA gene encoding tryptophan synthase subunit alpha: MSHSTATAFEKTRADGRAALVGYMPAGFPDVDGAVEAIGVMVEHGCDIIEIGLPYSDPVMDGPTVQAAAQQALEAGTRTTDVVRTVERVAAMGVPTVVMTYWNPVERYGVPRFAADLASAGGAGLITPDLTPDSAEEWIAAADEHDLDKVFLVAPSSTDARLRYTTDHCRGFVYATAVMGVTGTRTSSSDLAGPLVGRTRQATDLPVGVGLGVSNGDQAAEVAAYADAVIVGSAFIRVLLDAPDRRTGLAELARVTADLADGVRRG; encoded by the coding sequence GTGAGCCACTCCACCGCCACTGCGTTCGAGAAGACCCGCGCCGACGGCCGGGCCGCGCTGGTGGGCTACATGCCCGCCGGCTTCCCCGACGTCGACGGCGCCGTCGAGGCGATCGGCGTCATGGTCGAGCACGGCTGCGACATCATCGAGATCGGGCTGCCCTACAGCGACCCGGTGATGGACGGCCCCACCGTCCAGGCCGCCGCCCAGCAGGCCCTCGAGGCCGGCACCCGGACCACCGACGTGGTCCGCACTGTCGAGCGCGTCGCGGCGATGGGCGTGCCCACCGTGGTGATGACCTACTGGAACCCCGTCGAGCGCTACGGCGTCCCGCGGTTCGCCGCCGACCTGGCCTCGGCCGGGGGAGCAGGGCTCATCACCCCCGACCTGACCCCCGACTCCGCCGAGGAGTGGATCGCCGCCGCCGACGAGCACGACCTCGACAAGGTCTTCCTGGTGGCGCCGTCCTCCACGGACGCACGGCTGCGCTACACCACCGACCACTGCCGCGGCTTCGTCTACGCCACCGCCGTCATGGGCGTGACCGGCACCCGCACGTCGTCCTCCGACCTGGCCGGACCGCTCGTCGGGCGCACCCGCCAGGCCACCGACCTGCCCGTCGGGGTGGGTCTGGGGGTCTCCAACGGCGACCAGGCCGCCGAGGTCGCGGCGTACGCCGACGCGGTGATCGTCGGCTCGGCCTTCATCCGCGTGCTGCTCGACGCCCCCGACCGCCGCACCGGCCTGGCCGAGCTGGCCCGCGTCACCGCCGACCTCGCCGACGGCGTGCGACGTGGCTGA
- the trpB gene encoding tryptophan synthase subunit beta, which yields MSTTVNRPETTPAAGAPGSAGGPDEAGRFGSFGGRFMPEALMAALDELTLAWQDAMGDAAFVGEFERMLREYAGTPSLLYDATKLSEKAGARILLKREDLNHTGAHKIRNVLGQALLTKRMGKTRVIAETGAGQHGVATATAAAYLGLDCTIYMGEVDTQRQALNVARMQLLGAEVIPVTSGARTLKDAINEAIRDWVSTVEHTAYCFGTAAGPHPFPAMVRDFCRGIGDEAREQTLALTGALPDAVLACVGGGSNAIGIFTAFLDDTGVDLVGLEPGGDGVDTPRHAATIHAGQVGVLHGARTYVLQDDDGQTSESHSISAGLDYPGVGPQHAHLAETGRATYRPVTDAQAMDAMALLSRTEGIIPAIESAHAVAGAVQLAAERPGSTILVNLSGRGDKDMGTAIEWFGLGQTTPDGEPRPATEEQIAEGAK from the coding sequence ATGAGCACCACCGTCAACCGCCCCGAGACCACCCCTGCCGCAGGAGCCCCCGGCTCTGCCGGCGGCCCCGACGAGGCCGGCCGCTTCGGCAGCTTCGGGGGCCGCTTCATGCCCGAGGCGCTGATGGCGGCCCTCGACGAGCTGACGCTGGCCTGGCAGGACGCCATGGGCGACGCGGCGTTCGTGGGCGAGTTCGAGCGCATGCTGCGGGAGTACGCCGGCACGCCGAGCCTGCTCTACGACGCCACCAAGCTCTCGGAGAAGGCCGGCGCCCGGATCCTGCTCAAGCGCGAGGACCTCAACCACACCGGCGCCCACAAGATCCGCAACGTGCTCGGCCAGGCGCTGCTGACCAAGCGGATGGGCAAGACCCGGGTCATCGCCGAGACCGGCGCCGGCCAGCACGGCGTCGCGACGGCCACCGCCGCGGCGTACCTCGGGCTCGACTGCACCATCTACATGGGCGAGGTCGACACCCAGCGACAGGCGCTCAACGTGGCGCGGATGCAGCTGCTCGGCGCCGAGGTCATCCCCGTCACCTCGGGCGCGCGCACCCTCAAGGACGCCATCAACGAGGCGATCCGCGACTGGGTCTCCACGGTCGAGCACACGGCGTACTGCTTCGGGACCGCCGCCGGCCCGCACCCCTTCCCCGCGATGGTCCGCGACTTCTGCCGCGGGATCGGCGACGAGGCCCGCGAGCAGACCCTGGCGCTGACCGGGGCCCTTCCCGACGCGGTGCTCGCGTGCGTCGGTGGCGGCTCCAACGCCATCGGCATCTTCACGGCGTTCCTCGACGACACCGGTGTCGACCTGGTCGGCCTCGAGCCCGGCGGCGACGGCGTCGACACCCCGCGCCACGCCGCGACCATCCACGCGGGTCAGGTCGGCGTCCTCCACGGCGCGCGCACCTACGTCCTGCAGGACGACGACGGCCAGACCTCGGAGTCGCACTCGATCTCCGCCGGTCTCGACTACCCCGGCGTGGGTCCGCAGCACGCCCACCTCGCCGAGACCGGCCGCGCGACGTACCGCCCGGTGACCGACGCGCAGGCCATGGACGCGATGGCGCTGCTCTCGCGCACCGAGGGGATCATCCCGGCCATCGAGTCGGCCCACGCCGTGGCCGGCGCGGTGCAGCTGGCCGCCGAGCGCCCCGGGTCGACGATCCTGGTCAACCTCTCGGGCCGCGGCGACAAGGACATGGGCACCGCGATCGAGTGGTTCGGCCTCGGGCAGACGACGCCCGACGGCGAGCCGCGACCGGCCACCGAGGAGCAGATCGCCGAGGGGGCCAAGTGA